The following are encoded together in the Mesoterricola sediminis genome:
- a CDS encoding class I SAM-dependent RNA methyltransferase, whose protein sequence is MYRNPQGSIEKTAVTVERLAWGGKGVARAADGRLILLSAPLALFPGEVVEAEIRWKPRHGEGDVRAWITPDARREPASCPVARACGGCDLWEAGPHAPALKKAMVTDLLARSLPGAPAWTWLEAPASALRHRIQVHWTGRDLGFHRRGTNALVAVTGCPAAAPVLSAALPRLQEALEAKVLPSRPQRWELATGTPAGEVFAQDEQGRAWSLEPDGWHPTTAGVEHRLGSARLGHRPGGFFQVSPAWAWEAFGRILAGWDLPPGTLYDLYGGVGFFSALLSGSVQRTVLVEADAPAVAWARRNLEGLDAECVAADAAEWLPEGLGLPGDLILLDPPRAGLAPELCERLQEAGAEDLVLVGCDGAAFCRDVKRLEPAWRLEALAVADLFPNTVHVECVAWLRKAPEA, encoded by the coding sequence GTGTACCGGAACCCACAGGGCTCGATCGAGAAAACGGCCGTCACCGTGGAGCGCCTCGCCTGGGGCGGCAAGGGCGTGGCCCGGGCCGCCGACGGCCGGCTGATCCTGCTCTCGGCGCCCCTCGCCCTCTTCCCCGGCGAGGTCGTCGAGGCGGAGATCCGCTGGAAGCCCCGCCACGGCGAGGGCGACGTCCGCGCGTGGATCACCCCCGATGCCCGCCGGGAGCCCGCATCCTGCCCCGTGGCGCGCGCCTGCGGCGGCTGCGACCTCTGGGAGGCGGGCCCCCACGCGCCGGCCCTCAAGAAGGCCATGGTCACCGACCTCCTGGCGCGGTCGCTGCCCGGCGCCCCCGCGTGGACCTGGCTGGAGGCGCCCGCCTCGGCCCTGCGCCACCGCATCCAGGTGCACTGGACGGGCCGGGACCTGGGCTTCCACCGCCGCGGCACCAACGCGCTCGTGGCCGTCACCGGCTGCCCCGCCGCGGCCCCCGTCCTCTCCGCGGCCCTGCCGCGCCTGCAGGAGGCCCTGGAGGCCAAGGTGCTCCCCAGCCGCCCCCAGCGCTGGGAACTGGCCACCGGCACCCCGGCGGGCGAGGTCTTCGCCCAGGACGAGCAGGGCCGGGCCTGGAGCCTCGAACCCGACGGCTGGCATCCCACCACGGCGGGCGTCGAGCACCGTCTGGGCTCGGCCCGCCTCGGGCACCGCCCCGGCGGCTTCTTCCAGGTGTCCCCCGCCTGGGCCTGGGAGGCCTTCGGGCGCATCCTGGCCGGCTGGGACCTGCCCCCGGGCACCCTCTACGACCTCTACGGCGGCGTGGGGTTCTTCTCGGCCCTCCTGTCCGGGAGCGTCCAGCGCACGGTGCTCGTGGAGGCCGACGCGCCGGCGGTGGCCTGGGCCCGCCGCAACCTGGAGGGCCTCGACGCCGAATGCGTGGCCGCCGACGCCGCGGAATGGCTGCCGGAGGGCCTGGGGCTGCCCGGGGACCTCATCCTCCTGGATCCGCCCCGGGCGGGCCTCGCGCCCGAGCTGTGCGAACGCCTGCAGGAGGCCGGCGCCGAGGATCTCGTGCTCGTGGGCTGCGACGGCGCCGCCTTCTGCCGGGACGTCAAGCGCCTGGAACCCGCGTGGCGGCTGGAGGCCCTGGCCGTGGCCGACCTCTTCCCCAACACCGTCCACGTGGAATGCGTGGCCTGGCTGCGCAAGGCGCCCGAAGCCTGA
- a CDS encoding HD domain-containing phosphohydrolase, producing MVRLTVAVPNMHRSSLEAALGHDVRKVLEWTAEGPADVVLGMPGEGLLAHCPAWPGLEGAAALVRVGYERLQDRLDMARLHDVGKALASEQDLDRLLDLILTHGRNLLMAEAGSIYLVVDRTDLLFAHTQNARVDLPYTRFQMPITGTSMAGFAALTGETLVLPDVYAIPEAAPYRFNDSYDRQAGYRTRSMLVVPIQDTQGEVLGVLQFINRLAGEEDPRPVPFHPADVHLAQSLAGQAGVAIKNAHLRRDIEHLFERFVDASVKAIEQRDPVTRGHSGRVAELTVGLALALNRADRGPFREVHFTDRQLRELRYASLLHDFGKVGVREQVLVKSKKLGPDRLELLLQRLRQRQQEEVLAALRADWAAGRPFDPAHWEGVEARHRAEAESLISLLLRSNEPTVLTEDLAEGLGRLDELAYTAWDGLRAPLLEPGDRASLTIRRGSLSQAERLEIESHVTHTYAFLSTIPWTPDLAAVPDIAYAHHERLNGQGYPRGLTAEAIPLQSRAMAIADIFDALTAQDRPYKAALPLERSLDILRQDAAGGHVDPDLLDLFVEARVYAR from the coding sequence ATGGTGCGTCTCACGGTCGCCGTCCCCAACATGCACCGTAGCAGCCTCGAGGCCGCTCTGGGCCACGATGTGCGAAAAGTCCTGGAATGGACCGCCGAGGGGCCCGCGGACGTGGTGCTGGGGATGCCGGGGGAGGGCCTCCTGGCCCACTGCCCGGCCTGGCCGGGCCTGGAGGGGGCCGCGGCCCTGGTGCGCGTGGGGTACGAGCGGCTCCAGGACCGCCTGGACATGGCGCGCCTCCACGACGTGGGCAAGGCCCTGGCCTCGGAGCAGGACCTGGACCGGCTCCTGGATCTCATCCTCACCCACGGCCGCAACCTCCTCATGGCCGAGGCCGGTTCCATCTACCTGGTGGTGGACCGCACGGACCTGCTCTTCGCCCACACCCAGAACGCCCGGGTGGACCTGCCCTACACCCGGTTCCAGATGCCCATCACGGGCACGTCCATGGCGGGCTTCGCGGCCCTGACGGGGGAGACCCTGGTCCTGCCCGACGTGTACGCCATCCCCGAGGCGGCCCCCTACCGCTTCAACGACAGCTACGACCGGCAGGCCGGTTACCGCACCCGGTCCATGCTCGTGGTGCCCATCCAGGACACCCAGGGCGAGGTGCTGGGGGTGCTCCAGTTCATCAACCGCCTGGCGGGGGAGGAGGATCCCCGGCCCGTCCCCTTCCATCCGGCGGACGTGCACCTGGCCCAGAGCCTGGCCGGCCAGGCCGGCGTCGCCATCAAGAACGCCCACCTCCGCCGGGACATCGAGCACCTGTTCGAGCGGTTCGTGGACGCCTCGGTCAAGGCCATCGAGCAGCGGGACCCGGTGACCCGGGGCCACTCGGGCCGGGTGGCCGAGTTGACGGTGGGTCTGGCCCTGGCCCTGAACCGCGCGGACCGGGGCCCCTTCCGGGAGGTGCACTTCACGGACCGGCAGCTGCGGGAGCTCCGCTACGCCAGCCTGCTCCACGATTTCGGCAAGGTGGGGGTGCGGGAACAGGTGCTGGTCAAGTCCAAGAAGCTGGGCCCGGACCGGCTGGAGCTCCTCCTCCAGCGCCTGCGCCAGCGCCAGCAGGAGGAGGTCCTGGCCGCCCTGCGGGCGGACTGGGCCGCCGGGCGCCCCTTCGACCCGGCCCACTGGGAGGGCGTGGAGGCCCGGCACCGGGCCGAGGCCGAGTCCCTCATCTCCCTCCTGCTGCGCAGCAACGAGCCCACCGTGCTCACCGAGGACCTGGCCGAGGGGCTGGGCCGGCTGGACGAGCTGGCCTACACGGCCTGGGACGGCCTGCGGGCGCCCCTCCTGGAGCCGGGGGACAGGGCCAGCCTGACCATCCGGCGGGGCAGCCTGTCCCAGGCGGAGCGCCTGGAGATCGAGAGCCACGTGACCCACACCTACGCCTTCCTCAGCACCATCCCCTGGACCCCGGACCTGGCCGCGGTGCCGGACATCGCCTACGCCCACCACGAGCGCCTCAACGGGCAGGGCTACCCCCGGGGCCTGACGGCGGAGGCCATCCCCCTGCAGAGCCGGGCCATGGCCATCGCGGACATCTTCGACGCCCTCACGGCCCAGGACCGGCCCTACAAGGCCGCCCTCCCCCTGGAGCGGAGCCTGGACATCCTCCGGCAGGACGCGGCCGGGGGTCACGTGGACCCGGACCTCCTGGACCTGTTCGTGGAGGCGCGGGTCTACGCCCGATAG
- the fabZ gene encoding 3-hydroxyacyl-ACP dehydratase FabZ, whose amino-acid sequence MSETPERKPRTLDVLAIQDLLPHRYPILLVDRILDYEPGAWIRGVKNITMGELIFQGHFPKNPVFPGVLIVEAMAQTGGCLVLTTVPNRHDKLIYFMAIDNVKFRKPVVPGDQMIMDVKVMTLKGKIAKLRGEAFVDGQKVAEAEFMSMLVDAPQSEAQ is encoded by the coding sequence ATGTCTGAAACACCGGAACGCAAGCCCAGGACCCTGGACGTCCTCGCCATCCAGGACCTGCTGCCCCACCGCTACCCCATCCTGCTGGTCGACCGGATCCTCGATTACGAGCCCGGCGCGTGGATCCGCGGCGTCAAGAACATCACCATGGGCGAGCTGATCTTCCAGGGGCACTTCCCCAAGAATCCGGTCTTCCCCGGCGTGCTGATCGTGGAGGCCATGGCCCAGACGGGCGGCTGCCTCGTCCTCACCACGGTGCCCAACCGCCATGACAAGCTCATTTATTTCATGGCCATCGATAACGTCAAGTTCCGCAAACCCGTCGTCCCCGGCGACCAGATGATCATGGACGTCAAGGTCATGACCCTCAAAGGCAAGATCGCCAAGCTGAGGGGCGAGGCCTTCGTGGACGGCCAGAAGGTCGCCGAAGCCGAATTCATGTCCATGCTGGTGGACGCCCCCCAGAGCGAGGCCCAATGA
- the lpxA gene encoding acyl-ACP--UDP-N-acetylglucosamine O-acyltransferase — translation MTAQIHPSSVISPDAVIADGVVVGPFCVIEGNARIGARTQLRSHVVIGPHTEIGEDNDIYPHCTLGMGPQDLKFKGAPTRLVIGDRNVFREGCTLHRGTEGGGGLTTVGSDNFIMTGSHVAHDCHVGNNNIFANCATLAGHVEVGNGCNVGAFSAVHQFCRVGNHAFMGGFTVATLDVLPFMKTAGARDTKSYGVNVIGLRRKGFKEETVEGLVKAHRILFHSGLLREEAVARAESELGHIAEVKELLDFMRSSKRGIHRG, via the coding sequence ATGACCGCCCAGATCCATCCCTCCTCCGTCATCAGCCCCGATGCCGTCATCGCCGACGGCGTGGTCGTCGGGCCCTTCTGCGTCATCGAGGGGAACGCCAGGATCGGCGCCCGCACCCAGCTGCGCAGCCACGTCGTCATCGGCCCCCACACCGAGATCGGCGAGGACAACGACATCTACCCCCACTGCACGCTGGGCATGGGCCCCCAGGACCTGAAGTTCAAGGGCGCCCCCACCCGCCTCGTCATCGGCGACCGCAACGTCTTCCGCGAAGGCTGCACCCTGCACCGGGGCACCGAGGGCGGCGGCGGGCTCACCACGGTGGGCAGCGACAACTTCATCATGACGGGCTCCCACGTGGCCCACGACTGCCACGTGGGCAACAACAACATCTTCGCCAACTGCGCCACCCTCGCCGGCCACGTCGAGGTGGGCAACGGCTGCAACGTCGGCGCCTTCTCCGCCGTGCACCAGTTCTGCCGCGTCGGCAACCACGCCTTCATGGGCGGGTTCACCGTCGCGACCCTGGACGTCCTGCCCTTCATGAAGACCGCCGGCGCCCGCGACACCAAGAGCTACGGCGTCAACGTCATCGGCCTGCGCCGCAAGGGCTTCAAGGAGGAGACCGTGGAAGGCCTCGTCAAGGCCCACCGCATCCTCTTCCACAGCGGGCTCCTGCGCGAGGAGGCCGTCGCCCGCGCCGAGTCCGAGCTGGGCCACATCGCCGAGGTGAAGGAGCTGCTGGACTTCATGCGTTCCTCCAAGCGGGGCATCCATCGTGGCTGA
- the era gene encoding GTPase Era, translated as MAEARGAQAGRYATVALVGLPNSGKSTLLNTLVGEKLAAVSQTPQTTRGRITGVVNRGPVQLAFLDTPGVHQARHALNQRMLHHVDIALAEADLILWVVDADGFLGPGERDLAKRLKEARQPVYLILNKLDLVSKGRLLEKIAAYKDLLAFREIVPVGAKLAQNLDPLWSILERDAPEGPWAFEDDTFTDQTERSMAAEFIREKILRKTREEVPHGVAVVIRAWTEAGEEAYPEDGPEGGTCIEAEVLVERAGHRKILLGSQGAMISDIRTSAQRELRKLLQRPVRLELRIKVEEDWRDRPDQLDKLEL; from the coding sequence GTGGCTGAGGCCCGGGGCGCCCAGGCCGGGCGATACGCCACCGTGGCCCTGGTGGGCCTGCCCAACTCGGGCAAGTCCACCCTGCTCAACACCCTGGTGGGGGAGAAGCTGGCCGCGGTCAGCCAGACCCCCCAGACCACCCGGGGACGCATCACGGGGGTCGTCAACCGCGGCCCCGTCCAGCTGGCCTTCCTGGACACCCCGGGCGTCCACCAGGCCCGCCACGCCCTCAACCAGCGCATGCTCCACCACGTGGACATCGCGCTGGCGGAGGCGGACCTGATCCTGTGGGTCGTGGACGCCGACGGCTTCCTCGGCCCCGGGGAGCGGGACCTGGCCAAGCGCCTGAAGGAAGCCCGCCAGCCGGTCTACCTCATCCTGAACAAGCTGGACCTCGTCTCCAAGGGCCGGCTCCTGGAGAAGATCGCCGCCTACAAGGACCTCCTGGCCTTCCGGGAGATCGTGCCCGTGGGCGCCAAGCTGGCCCAGAACCTGGATCCCCTGTGGTCGATCCTGGAGCGCGACGCCCCGGAGGGCCCCTGGGCCTTCGAGGACGACACCTTCACCGACCAGACCGAGCGGAGCATGGCCGCCGAGTTCATCCGGGAGAAGATCCTCCGCAAGACCCGGGAGGAAGTGCCCCACGGCGTCGCGGTGGTCATCCGCGCCTGGACCGAGGCCGGCGAGGAGGCCTATCCCGAGGACGGCCCCGAGGGCGGCACCTGCATCGAGGCCGAGGTCCTCGTGGAGCGCGCCGGCCACCGGAAGATCCTCCTCGGTTCGCAGGGCGCCATGATCAGCGACATCCGCACGAGCGCCCAGCGCGAGCTGCGCAAGCTCCTCCAGCGCCCCGTGCGCCTCGAGCTGCGCATCAAGGTCGAAGAGGACTGGCGCGACCGCCCGGACCAGCTCGACAAGCTGGAACTCTGA
- a CDS encoding M13 family metallopeptidase — MRSLRSLVPGLILLLAAAPAPAAAPGVDPALMDRGVKPWADFYRYANGAFDKEPIPADRASCGVNLEIDTRNRAILKEILEAAVQDTKAAAGTPTGRIGAFYRSGMDQAAIEKAGLVPLRPLLAAIQGVDGPRRLAEVLGRLHAQGVGAGFFFTVGQDEKASREHLPILGQGGLGLPEREFYFRDDEVTRGQRKAYVAHIARMLELAGISPKAAPGQAERILALETRLAKASRKLADLRDPEANYHKLTRAQLAAQAPGFPWAAYFAAVDLPAAQATLDVCQPDFFKGFAALARRAPASDWRAYLTFHLLSATAPYLPKAFEAEDFAFYGKTLTGSRELRPRWERVLAVVDRGIGEDLGRVYVQRAFPPEAKAKVQEIVRFHVEALRASIRRATWMGEATKAQALKKLDALNPKVGYPDVWRDYSAMALKDQPYVLNVQAAKAFEFRRLMAKLGRPVDRNEWAMTPQTNNAYYNPSLNEIVLPAGILQPPFFDLKADEASNYGLLSSTIGHELMHGLDDQGSQYDAEGNMRDWWTPEDRKAYTAQTEAVVRQYAAYEPFPGVHIDGRQTLGENLADIGGLKIAFDAWKLATAGRPQPVQAGLTAEQRFFVGFAQSWRTNVRPEMERTIVQSDVHCPERWRVKGSVAALPAFHAAFGTPAEARSATDAQFTLW, encoded by the coding sequence ATGCGAAGCCTGCGTTCCCTCGTTCCCGGCCTGATCCTGCTGCTGGCCGCGGCCCCGGCCCCGGCGGCCGCCCCCGGCGTGGACCCGGCCCTCATGGACCGGGGGGTGAAGCCCTGGGCGGACTTCTACCGCTACGCCAACGGGGCCTTCGACAAGGAGCCCATTCCGGCGGACCGCGCCTCCTGCGGCGTCAACCTGGAGATCGACACCCGGAACCGGGCCATCCTCAAGGAGATCCTGGAAGCGGCGGTCCAGGACACGAAGGCCGCCGCCGGCACCCCCACGGGGCGCATCGGCGCCTTCTACCGGAGCGGCATGGACCAGGCGGCCATCGAGAAGGCCGGCCTCGTCCCCCTGCGGCCCCTCCTGGCGGCCATCCAGGGGGTGGACGGCCCGCGCCGGCTGGCCGAGGTCCTGGGCCGCCTCCACGCCCAGGGCGTCGGGGCCGGGTTCTTCTTCACGGTGGGCCAGGACGAGAAGGCGAGCCGGGAGCACCTGCCCATCCTCGGCCAGGGCGGCCTGGGTCTGCCCGAGCGCGAGTTCTACTTCCGGGACGACGAGGTGACCCGCGGCCAGCGGAAGGCCTACGTGGCCCACATCGCCCGCATGCTTGAGCTGGCGGGCATCTCCCCCAAGGCCGCCCCCGGCCAGGCCGAACGCATCCTCGCCCTGGAGACGCGCCTGGCCAAGGCCAGCCGGAAGCTGGCCGACCTGCGGGATCCCGAGGCCAACTACCACAAGCTCACCCGCGCCCAGCTCGCCGCCCAGGCCCCGGGCTTCCCCTGGGCCGCCTACTTCGCCGCCGTGGATCTGCCCGCCGCCCAGGCGACCCTCGATGTGTGCCAACCGGACTTCTTCAAGGGCTTCGCGGCCCTGGCGCGCCGGGCGCCCGCCTCGGATTGGCGGGCCTACCTGACCTTCCACCTCCTCAGCGCCACGGCCCCCTACCTGCCGAAGGCCTTCGAGGCGGAGGACTTCGCCTTCTACGGCAAGACCCTCACCGGCAGCCGCGAGCTCCGGCCCCGCTGGGAGCGGGTGCTGGCCGTGGTGGACCGGGGCATCGGGGAGGACCTGGGCCGCGTGTACGTGCAGCGGGCCTTCCCCCCGGAGGCCAAGGCCAAGGTCCAGGAGATCGTCCGTTTCCACGTGGAGGCCCTGCGGGCCTCCATCCGCCGCGCGACCTGGATGGGGGAGGCCACGAAGGCCCAGGCCCTCAAGAAGCTGGACGCCCTCAACCCCAAGGTGGGCTACCCCGACGTGTGGCGGGACTACAGCGCCATGGCGCTGAAGGACCAGCCCTACGTCCTGAACGTCCAGGCCGCCAAGGCCTTCGAGTTCCGCCGGCTGATGGCGAAGCTGGGCCGCCCCGTGGACCGGAACGAATGGGCCATGACCCCCCAGACCAACAACGCCTACTACAACCCCTCCCTCAACGAGATCGTCCTGCCCGCCGGGATCCTCCAGCCCCCCTTCTTCGACCTGAAGGCGGACGAGGCCAGCAACTACGGCCTCCTCAGCTCCACCATCGGCCACGAGCTGATGCACGGCCTCGACGACCAGGGCAGCCAGTACGACGCGGAGGGGAACATGCGCGACTGGTGGACCCCCGAGGACCGCAAGGCCTACACGGCCCAGACCGAGGCCGTCGTGCGCCAGTACGCGGCCTATGAGCCCTTCCCGGGCGTGCACATCGATGGCCGCCAGACCCTGGGCGAGAACCTGGCCGACATCGGCGGCCTCAAGATCGCCTTCGACGCCTGGAAGCTGGCGACCGCTGGCCGGCCCCAGCCCGTCCAGGCGGGGCTGACGGCTGAGCAGCGGTTCTTCGTGGGCTTCGCCCAGAGCTGGCGCACCAATGTCCGTCCCGAGATGGAACGCACCATCGTCCAGTCCGACGTCCATTGCCCCGAGCGCTGGCGGGTGAAGGGCTCCGTGGCGGCCCTTCCGGCCTTCCACGCCGCCTTCGGCACCCCCGCGGAGGCCCGGTCCGCCACGGACGCCCAGTTCACCCTCTGGTAG
- a CDS encoding NTP transferase domain-containing protein, producing the protein MSTPESSGGFPVLGPAAGLVLLTGGRGRRMGAAKHELPHPGGRSWGGHGVAVFRTVFPEGPLRILGEPLPDHPGLPRVADPRQGPAAALRAWAAQEGGTPRRWWVAPCDQVRWTPAALAAWYRAAEAADPDGAAWVVAGPAQGPAQWLGGFLGQALLPALARSTASSLHALAADLACIRLDWPGPWWEDVDTPEARRSWEAEPRS; encoded by the coding sequence ATGTCCACCCCTGAAAGCTCCGGAGGGTTCCCGGTCCTCGGTCCCGCCGCCGGCCTCGTCCTCCTGACGGGAGGGCGGGGGCGCCGGATGGGGGCGGCCAAGCATGAGCTCCCCCATCCGGGCGGTCGCTCCTGGGGCGGCCACGGGGTGGCGGTCTTCCGGACCGTCTTCCCCGAAGGCCCCCTCCGCATCCTCGGCGAGCCCCTGCCGGACCACCCCGGCCTGCCCCGGGTGGCCGATCCGCGCCAGGGGCCGGCGGCCGCGCTCCGGGCCTGGGCGGCCCAGGAGGGCGGGACCCCCCGCCGGTGGTGGGTGGCCCCCTGCGACCAGGTGCGCTGGACCCCGGCGGCCCTGGCGGCCTGGTACCGGGCCGCCGAAGCCGCGGACCCCGACGGCGCGGCCTGGGTGGTGGCCGGCCCCGCGCAGGGGCCCGCCCAATGGCTGGGCGGCTTCCTGGGCCAGGCCCTGCTGCCGGCCCTGGCCCGGAGCACGGCCTCCAGCCTCCACGCCCTGGCGGCGGACCTGGCCTGCATCCGGCTCGACTGGCCGGGGCCCTGGTGGGAGGACGTGGACACGCCCGAGGCCCGCCGCAGCTGGGAGGCGGAGCCCCGGTCCTGA
- a CDS encoding hemerythrin domain-containing protein, with product MATKAPKRTKDDLKRAKQNALDLLKEDHQKVQKMFTAFSRLKEKGDPIDKENLVEETCLELLVHADLEEQVFYPAVRKAIHDPELMNEAKVEHGETRELIAQIQEMEAADELYNAKVTVLGEYVVHHIREEEDAMFPRILQSRLDLDELGDRMLARKEALLAEREAQ from the coding sequence ATGGCCACGAAAGCGCCCAAACGCACCAAGGACGACCTGAAACGCGCCAAGCAGAACGCGCTCGACCTCCTGAAGGAGGATCACCAGAAAGTCCAGAAAATGTTCACAGCCTTCTCCCGGCTCAAGGAGAAGGGCGACCCCATCGACAAGGAGAACCTCGTGGAGGAGACCTGCCTCGAGCTCCTCGTCCACGCGGACCTGGAGGAGCAGGTCTTCTACCCCGCCGTGCGGAAGGCCATCCACGACCCGGAGCTGATGAACGAGGCGAAGGTGGAGCACGGGGAGACCCGCGAGCTCATCGCCCAGATCCAGGAGATGGAGGCGGCGGACGAGCTGTACAACGCCAAGGTCACGGTCCTGGGCGAGTACGTCGTCCACCACATCCGGGAGGAGGAGGACGCCATGTTCCCCCGCATCCTCCAGTCCCGCCTGGACCTGGACGAACTGGGCGATCGGATGCTCGCGCGCAAGGAGGCCCTCCTGGCCGAGCGGGAGGCCCAGTGA
- a CDS encoding zinc-dependent alcohol dehydrogenase, with translation MRALTWHGTRDVRVDTVPDPVLSAADDILVQVTATAICGSDLHLYRGKLPALHEGDILGHECMGRVVEVGRAVRDLRPGDRVVVPFVIACGSCFFCQRQLTSACETTNTGPGSLLNRKGVRPGAALFGYTHLYGGIPGGQAEFLRVPCANVGPLKVEEGLEDERVLFLSDILPTGYQAVLDAGVGPETSVAIFGAGPVGLMAAACARMLGADPLFVVDHHPYRLAFAQAAYGAYPIHFDEVDPAEVIIERTGFRGADAVIDAVGLEAKGSALETVMTNLHLEGGSGAALRACIAAARRGGTLSVPGVYAGFIHGFTFGDAFEKGLTLKMGQTHVHRLLPALLAHVREGRLKPEAIITHRLPLARAAEGYRIFDTRAEDCRKVVLRP, from the coding sequence GTGCGCGCCCTGACCTGGCACGGCACCCGGGACGTGCGGGTGGACACGGTGCCGGATCCCGTCCTGTCGGCCGCGGACGACATCCTCGTCCAGGTGACCGCCACCGCCATCTGCGGCTCGGACCTCCACCTGTACCGGGGGAAGCTGCCGGCCCTCCACGAGGGGGACATCCTCGGCCACGAATGCATGGGCCGGGTGGTGGAGGTGGGGCGGGCCGTGCGGGACCTGCGCCCCGGCGACCGGGTGGTGGTCCCCTTCGTCATCGCGTGCGGCAGCTGCTTCTTCTGCCAGCGCCAGCTCACCAGCGCCTGCGAGACCACGAACACCGGCCCGGGGTCCCTCCTGAACCGAAAGGGCGTCCGCCCCGGCGCCGCCCTCTTCGGCTACACCCACCTCTATGGGGGCATTCCCGGCGGGCAGGCCGAGTTCCTGCGGGTGCCCTGCGCCAACGTGGGCCCCCTCAAGGTGGAGGAGGGTCTCGAGGACGAGCGGGTGCTCTTCCTCAGCGACATCCTGCCCACCGGCTACCAGGCGGTCCTGGACGCGGGCGTCGGCCCCGAGACCAGCGTCGCCATCTTCGGGGCGGGGCCCGTGGGCCTCATGGCCGCGGCCTGCGCCCGCATGCTGGGCGCGGATCCCCTCTTCGTCGTGGACCACCATCCCTATCGCCTGGCCTTCGCCCAGGCGGCCTATGGCGCCTACCCCATCCACTTCGACGAGGTGGACCCGGCCGAGGTCATCATCGAGCGCACCGGCTTCCGGGGCGCCGACGCGGTCATCGACGCGGTGGGCCTGGAGGCCAAAGGCAGCGCCCTGGAGACCGTCATGACCAACCTCCACCTGGAGGGCGGGTCCGGCGCGGCCCTCCGCGCCTGCATCGCCGCGGCCCGGCGGGGCGGCACCCTCAGTGTGCCCGGGGTCTATGCCGGCTTCATCCACGGATTCACCTTCGGGGATGCCTTCGAAAAGGGCCTCACCCTCAAGATGGGCCAGACGCACGTGCACCGCCTCCTGCCGGCCCTCCTGGCCCACGTGCGGGAGGGCCGCCTGAAGCCCGAGGCCATCATCACCCACCGGCTGCCCCTGGCCCGGGCCGCCGAAGGCTACCGGATCTTCGACACCCGCGCGGAGGACTGCCGGAAGGTGGTCCTCCGTCCATGA
- a CDS encoding acetyl-CoA carboxylase carboxyltransferase subunit alpha, translating into MNGKPTDLAELERPILDLEAQIRALEMDPAKAKERERLRKKAEKLKAEVFASITDWQRSQLARHPRRPYTLDYIERICDRFEEIHGDRAFADDAAIVGGLGWIAGQPVMVIGQQKGRDTKQKIIRNFGMPRPEGYRKALRLMKLAEKFNRPVLCLIDTQGAFPGLDAEERGQAEAIARNLKEMARLKVPVVAVVIGEGGSGGALALGVANTVLMQEYAVYSVITPEGCASILWKDAAQAPAAAEALRLTAPHLLEQGIIDAIVPEPLGGAHGDWDQAAVLLKEAVTKAFADLAPLDARALVDQRYTKFARMGSVIS; encoded by the coding sequence TTGAACGGAAAACCCACTGATCTGGCCGAGCTGGAGCGCCCCATCCTGGACCTGGAAGCCCAGATCCGCGCCCTGGAGATGGATCCCGCCAAGGCCAAGGAACGGGAGCGGCTCCGGAAGAAGGCCGAGAAGCTGAAGGCCGAGGTCTTCGCGTCCATCACGGACTGGCAGCGGTCCCAGCTGGCCCGCCACCCCCGGCGCCCCTACACCCTGGATTACATCGAGCGCATCTGCGACCGGTTCGAGGAGATCCACGGGGACCGCGCCTTCGCGGACGACGCGGCCATCGTGGGCGGCCTGGGCTGGATCGCCGGGCAGCCGGTGATGGTCATCGGCCAGCAGAAGGGCCGCGACACCAAGCAGAAGATCATCCGCAACTTCGGCATGCCCCGCCCCGAGGGCTACCGCAAGGCCCTGCGACTCATGAAGCTGGCGGAGAAGTTCAACCGCCCCGTGCTCTGTCTCATCGACACCCAGGGGGCCTTCCCGGGCCTCGACGCCGAGGAGCGGGGCCAGGCCGAGGCCATCGCGCGCAACCTCAAGGAGATGGCCCGCCTGAAGGTGCCCGTCGTCGCCGTGGTCATCGGCGAAGGCGGCTCCGGCGGCGCCCTGGCCCTGGGGGTCGCCAACACGGTCCTCATGCAGGAGTACGCGGTCTATTCCGTCATCACCCCGGAGGGCTGCGCCTCCATCCTCTGGAAGGACGCCGCCCAGGCCCCGGCCGCGGCCGAGGCCCTTCGGCTGACCGCCCCCCACCTCCTGGAACAGGGGATCATCGACGCGATCGTGCCCGAACCCCTGGGCGGGGCCCACGGCGACTGGGACCAGGCGGCCGTCCTCCTCAAGGAGGCGGTGACGAAGGCCTTCGCGGACCTCGCGCCCCTGGACGCCCGGGCCCTGGTGGACCAGCGCTACACCAAGTTCGCCCGCATGGGGAGCGTCATCTCATGA